The following proteins are co-located in the Telopea speciosissima isolate NSW1024214 ecotype Mountain lineage chromosome 9, Tspe_v1, whole genome shotgun sequence genome:
- the LOC122640335 gene encoding NDR1/HIN1-like protein 2, translating into MSTTGEIPTHTSATSPSNQPTKRDRRPRYHVQQVRESLTKRVVKCLCGTLLTLLLVVGILGFILWLSLRPHRPRFHSTNFLFPALAQDNGFDNAQITFNVTIRNPNQNMGVYYYSMEGEVYYREQRIGATPLSLPSSFPYYQESKSTIWIPGQLSVPTTLVVNDLRWTELMEDRATGTVWFRLELTSRIRFKISMWESKPHRMHATCHVAVGQDGLILPVSKGKRYTLYFS; encoded by the coding sequence ATGTCGACGACCGGCGAGATTCCGACCCACACTTCGGCCACTTCTCCATCAAACCAGCCGACAAAGCGTGACCGCAGGCCTCGCTATCATGTGCAACAGGTTAGAGAAAGCCTGACCAAACGTGTAGTCAAGTGCTTGTGTGGAACATTATTAACTCTGCTTCTGGTGGTGGGAATCCTCGGTTTCATCTTGTGGTTGAGCCTCCGACCACACCGACCGAGATTTCACTCGACAAATTTCTTATTCCCAGCTTTGGCCCAAGATAACGGTTTCGATAACGCTCAGATAACGTTTAACGTTACGATACGAAACCCTAACCAGAATATGGGAGTTTATTACTATTCCATGGAAGGTGAAGTGTATTATAGGGAACAACGTATCGGAGCGACGCCGTTATCGTTACCCTCATCGTTCCCGTACTATCAGGAGTCGAAGAGCACGATTTGGATACCAGGGCAGTTGAGTGTACCCACCACGTTGGTGGTGAACGATTTGAGGTGGACGGAGTTAATGGAGGATCGGGCGACGGGGACGGTTTGGTTCCGGCTGGAGCTGACGTCAAGAATCCGGTTCAAGATTTCCATGTGGGAAAGTAAACCCCATAGGATGCATGCCACCTGTCATGTTGCGGTGGGACAGGACGGTCTGATCTTGCCCGTCTCCAAAGGCAAGAGATACACACTTTATTTCAGCTGA